A genomic window from Salvia splendens isolate huo1 chromosome 11, SspV2, whole genome shotgun sequence includes:
- the LOC121754041 gene encoding cytochrome P450 72A225-like, with protein MDVYILSATISIAFVALIYLWRFLDWVWFTPKKLEKILRQHGFKGNSYKLYYGDFKEIGRITGEALSKPMEFTNDIQPRATSIFHQATKNHGENNFIWFGPRPAVSINDPEIIREIFSKNNVYLKPSGNPIAKMFKGLATYEKDKWAKHRKLINPAFHVEKLKHMVPAFHLSTVDMLNKWDAIVPDGGSCEVDVWPHLQTMTSDVISRTAFGSSYEEGTKIFQLQREQVERIIEAGRHMPIPGWLPTKNNLRMKEIVAEVESRVLGIINKRMKAMEAGEPSMDDLLGILLESNAKEIREHGNASGMTIEEVMEECKVFYFAGQETSASMLVWTMILLSKHEDWQTRARDEVLQVFGKRKPDYQELNHLKTMNMILNESLRVYTPGATLGRFTHNEANFGKYRIPAGVQLVLPVLAVHHDKRLWGDDATSFKPERFAEGVSKATQGQPKFIPFGSGPRVCIGQNFAMLEAKMAMVMILQNYSFKLSPSYSHAPHALITLQPQFGAHLILTKL; from the exons ATGGATGTTTACATTTTGTCAGCCACAATTTCTATTGCTTTTGTAGCTCTGATATATCTATGGAGATTTTTGGATTGGGTGTGGTTTACCCCCAAAAAACTCGAAAAAATCCTACGCCAACATGGCTTCAAGGGGAATTCTTACAAGCTTTACTATGGAGATTTCAAAGAGATAGGAAGGATCACTGGAGAAGCCTTGTCCAAACCCATGGAGTTCACTAATGATATTCAGCCTAGAGCTACTTCGATATTCCACCAAGCTACCAAAAACCACG GTGAGAATAACTTCATTTGGTTCGGACCAAGGCCTGCAGTAAGCATCAACGATCCCGAGATTATAAGAGAGATTTTTTCGAAAAACAACGTTTACTTGAAGCCTTCTGGTAATCCAATTGCCAAAATGTTCAAAGGACTAGCAACGTACGAGAAAGATAAATGGGCCAAACATAGAAAGTTGATCAACCCCGCCTTTCACGTTGAGAAATTAAAG CATATGGTTCCGGCTTTCCACTTGAGCACAGTGGACATGCTGAACAAATGGGACGCGATCGTGCCAGATGGTGGATCGTGTGAAGTCGACGTGTGGCCTCATCTTCAGACCATGACGAGCGACGTGATCTCAAGAACTGCGTTCGGGAGTAGCTACGAGGAAGGGACGAAGATCTTCCAGCTCCAGAGGGAGCAGGTGGAGCGGATCATTGAGGCGGGCCGCCACATGCCCATCCCGGGATGGCTTCCCACCAAGAACAACCTGAGGATGAAGGAGATTGTGGCGGAGGTCGAATCACGGGTGCTCGGGATCATCAACAAGAGGATGAAGGCAATGGAAGCCGGTGAGCCGAGCATGGATGACTTGTTGGGTATATTGTTGGAATCCAATGCAAAGGAGATAAGAGAACATGGAAATGCATCCGGAATGACGATTGAGGAAGTGATGGAGGAGTGCAAGGTTTTCTACTTTGCCGGCCAGGAGACCTCTGCGTCTATGCTGGTATGGACAATGATCCTTCTGAGTAAGCACGAGGACTGGCAAACCCGCGCCAGGGATGAGGTTTTGCAAGTTTTTGGGAAGCGGAAACCTGATTATCAAGAGCTAAACCACCTCAAAACT ATGAACATGATCCTGAACGAGTCTCTGAGGGTGTACACACCGGGCGCGACACTCGGTAGGTTTACTCACAACGAGGCTAACTTTGGAAAGTATCGTATACCAGCCGGAGTTCAGCTAGTTCTCCCCGTGCTAGCAGTGCACCACGACAAGCGGCTGTGGGGGGACGACGCCACCAGCTTCAAACCCGAGAGGTTCGCTGAAGGCGTGTCCAAGGCCACGCAGGGTCAGCCCAAGTTCATCCCCTTCGGGTCGGGGCCTAGGGTGTGTATCGGGCAGAACTTCGCGATGCTGGAAGCGAAGATGGCGATGGTTATGATTCTGCAGAATTATTCGTTCAAGCTTTCGCCCTCGTATTCGCACGCTCCTCATGCGCTCATCACTCTCCAGCCTCAATTTGGAGCACATTTGATTCTTACCAaactataa
- the LOC121753856 gene encoding cytochrome P450 CYP72A219-like isoform X1, translated as MDNFTCSLALSSAIVALVYVTSKFLTWIWIRPKKLEIFLRQQGFHGNSYKLFHGDSADIKGATREAMSKPINFSNDIFPRASPVYHKAVQKYGEKCFVWFGPRPAVVISDPELFREIMSKNYVFQKPHSLPVKRLIARGLVSLEADKWSKHRKLINPAFHVDKLKHLVPSFYLSCGEMLSKWDEIMGNEGCGEVDVWPHLHTMTSDVISRTAFGSSYEEGRKISHLQSEQAMCSVGADRSVNIPGYRFLPTKVNMKVKQNRKEIESLVLGIINKRMKATESGEDHHDLLGLLLQSNSKEMKQGNEFGMSINEVIEECKIFYFAGHETTATLLVWTMILLSNHDDWQGRARDEVLQAFGRGKPDYKQLNNLKIVTMILHEVLRLYPPAAMLSRCIQKEITVGEKVRLPAGVELMFPVIMLHQDPRIWGDDAKEFKPERFGDGVSKAGAREEQAAYFPFGWGPRICIGQNFAMLEAKMAIAMILQRYSFRLSPSYSHAPRVVITLQPEHGARLILTKLER; from the exons ATGGATAATTTCACATGTTCATTGGCACTCTCTAGCGCAATTGTAGCTCTAGTATATGTCACCTCGAAATTCTTGACTTGGATATGGATTAGGCCAAAGAAGCTGGAGATATTCCTTAGACAGCAAGGTTTCCATGGAAACTCTTACAAGCTTTTCCATGGAGACTCAGCAGATATAAAGGGAGCTACGAGAGAAGCCATGTCCAAGCCCATCAACTTCTCCAACGATATTTTTCCAAGAGCAAGCCCCGTCTACCACAAAGCTGTACAAAAATACG GTGAGAAATGCTTTGTCTGGTTTGGGCCAAGACCCGCAGTAGTCATCTCGGATCCTGAACTATTTCGAGAGATCATGTCCAAGAATTATGTTTTCCAGAAACCTCATAGCCTACCAGTTAAAAGACTGATTGCAAGAGGGCTGGTGTCGCTCGAGGCTGACAAATGGAGCAAGCACAGAAAGCTCATTAATCCGGCATTCCATGTCGACAAGTTAAAG CATTTGGTTCCATCGTTTTACTTGAGCTGTGGTGAAATGTTGAGCAAATGGGATGAGATTATGGGAAATGAAGGATGTGGTGAAGTGGATGTTTGGCCCCATCTTCATACAATGACGAGTGACGTGATTTCAAGAACTGCGTTTGGGAGTAGCTACGAGGAAGGGAGGAAGATATCGCATCTACAAAGCGAACAAGCCATGTGTAGCGTAGGAGCGGATCGATCAGTTAACATCCCGGGATACAG GTTCTTACCCACAAAAGTTAATATGAAGGTGAAACAAAATAGGAAGGAAATTGAATCATTAGTGCTAGGAATCATCAACAAAAGAATGAAAGCAACCGAATCCGGGGAAGATCACCATGACTTGTTGGGATTACTATTGCAATCCAATTCAAAGGAAATGAAACAAGGAAACGAGTTCGGAATGAGCATCAACGAAGTGATCGAAGAGTGCAAAATCTTCTACTTTGCCGGCCACGAGACCACTGCGACCCTGCTGGTATGGACAATGATCCTTTTAAGCAACCATGACGACTGGCAAGGCCGTGCAAGAGACGAGGTTCTTCAAGCCTTCGGGAGAGGCAAACCAGACTATAAACAACTAAACAACCTCAAAATT GTGACCATGATCTTGCACGAGGTGCTGAGGCTGTATCCGCCGGCAGCCATGCTAAGTCGTTGCATTCAAAAGGAGATCACGGTGGGGGAGAAGGTGAGGCTCCCGGCCGGAGTGGAGCTCATGTTTCCGGTGATTATGTTGCATCAGGACCCCAGGATTTGGGGGGATGATGCGAAGGAGTTCAAGCCGGAGAGGTTTGGGGATGGCGTGTCCAAGGCGGGTGCGCGGGAGGAGCAGGCAGCGTATTTTCCTTTTGGGTGGGGGCCGAGGATATGCATTGGCCAGAACTTCGCTATGTTGGAAGCTAAGATGGCGATCGCGATGATTCTGCAGCGTTACTC GTTCCGGTTGTCGCCTTCTTACTCGCATGCGCCTCGTGTGGTCATAACCCTGCAACCGGAACATGGCGCACGCTTGATTCTTACGAAATTAGAACGTTAG
- the LOC121753856 gene encoding cytochrome P450 CYP72A219-like isoform X2 gives MDNFTCSLALSSAIVALVYVTSKFLTWIWIRPKKLEIFLRQQGFHGNSYKLFHGDSADIKGATREAMSKPINFSNDIFPRASPVYHKAVQKYGEKCFVWFGPRPAVVISDPELFREIMSKNYVFQKPHSLPVKRLIARGLVSLEADKWSKHRKLINPAFHVDKLKHLVPSFYLSCGEMLSKWDEIMGNEGCGEVDVWPHLHTMTSDVISRTAFGSSYEEGRKISHLQSEQAMCSVGADRSVNIPGYRFLPTKVNMKVKQNRKEIESLVLGIINKRMKATESGEDHHDLLGLLLQSNSKEMKQGNEFGMSINEVIEECKIFYFAGHETTATLLVWTMILLSNHDDWQGRARDEVLQAFGRGKPDYKQLNNLKIVTMILHEVLRLYPPAAMLSRCIQKEITVGEKVRLPAGVELMFPVIMLHQDPRIWGDDAKEFKPERFGDGVSKAGAREEQAAYFPFGWGPRICIGQNFAMLEAKMAIAMILQRYSFRLSPSYSHAPRVVITLQPEHGARLILTKLER, from the exons ATGGATAATTTCACATGTTCATTGGCACTCTCTAGCGCAATTGTAGCTCTAGTATATGTCACCTCGAAATTCTTGACTTGGATATGGATTAGGCCAAAGAAGCTGGAGATATTCCTTAGACAGCAAGGTTTCCATGGAAACTCTTACAAGCTTTTCCATGGAGACTCAGCAGATATAAAGGGAGCTACGAGAGAAGCCATGTCCAAGCCCATCAACTTCTCCAACGATATTTTTCCAAGAGCAAGCCCCGTCTACCACAAAGCTGTACAAAAATACG GTGAGAAATGCTTTGTCTGGTTTGGGCCAAGACCCGCAGTAGTCATCTCGGATCCTGAACTATTTCGAGAGATCATGTCCAAGAATTATGTTTTCCAGAAACCTCATAGCCTACCAGTTAAAAGACTGATTGCAAGAGGGCTGGTGTCGCTCGAGGCTGACAAATGGAGCAAGCACAGAAAGCTCATTAATCCGGCATTCCATGTCGACAAGTTAAAG CATTTGGTTCCATCGTTTTACTTGAGCTGTGGTGAAATGTTGAGCAAATGGGATGAGATTATGGGAAATGAAGGATGTGGTGAAGTGGATGTTTGGCCCCATCTTCATACAATGACGAGTGACGTGATTTCAAGAACTGCGTTTGGGAGTAGCTACGAGGAAGGGAGGAAGATATCGCATCTACAAAGCGAACAAGCCATGTGTAGCGTAGGAGCGGATCGATCAGTTAACATCCCGGGATACAG GTTCTTACCCACAAAAGTTAATATGAAGGTGAAACAAAATAGGAAGGAAATTGAATCATTAGTGCTAGGAATCATCAACAAAAGAATGAAAGCAACCGAATCCGGGGAAGATCACCATGACTTGTTGGGATTACTATTGCAATCCAATTCAAAGGAAATGAAACAAGGAAACGAGTTCGGAATGAGCATCAACGAAGTGATCGAAGAGTGCAAAATCTTCTACTTTGCCGGCCACGAGACCACTGCGACCCTGCTGGTATGGACAATGATCCTTTTAAGCAACCATGACGACTGGCAAGGCCGTGCAAGAGACGAGGTTCTTCAAGCCTTCGGGAGAGGCAAACCAGACTATAAACAACTAAACAACCTCAAAATT GTGACCATGATCTTGCACGAGGTGCTGAGGCTGTATCCGCCGGCAGCCATGCTAAGTCGTTGCATTCAAAAGGAGATCACGGTGGGGGAGAAGGTGAGGCTCCCGGCCGGAGTGGAGCTCATGTTTCCGGTGATTATGTTGCATCAGGACCCCAGGATTTGGGGGGATGATGCGAAGGAGTTCAAGCCGGAGAGGTTTGGGGATGGCGTGTCCAAGGCGGGTGCGCGGGAGGAGCAGGCAGCGTATTTTCCTTTTGGGTGGGGGCCGAGGATATGCATTGGCCAGAACTTCGCTATGTTGGAAGCTAAGATGGCGATCGCGATGATTCTGCAGCGT TACTCGTTCCGGTTGTCGCCTTCTTACTCGCATGCGCCTCGTGTGGTCATAACCCTGCAACCGGAACATGGCGCACGCTTGATTCTTACGAAATTAGAACGTTAG
- the LOC121753856 gene encoding cytochrome P450 CYP72A219-like isoform X3 has product MDNFTCSLALSSAIVALVYVTSKFLTWIWIRPKKLEIFLRQQGFHGNSYKLFHGDSADIKGATREAMSKPINFSNDIFPRASPVYHKAVQKYGEKCFVWFGPRPAVVISDPELFREIMSKNYVFQKPHSLPVKRLIARGLVSLEADKWSKHRKLINPAFHVDKLKHLVPSFYLSCGEMLSKWDEIMGNEGCGEVDVWPHLHTMTSDVISRTAFGSSYEEGRKISHLQSEQAMCSVGADRSVNIPGYRFLPTKVNMKVKQNRKEIESLVLGIINKRMKATESGEDHHDLLGLLLQSNSKEMKQGNEFGMSINEVIEECKIFYFAGHETTATLLVWTMILLSNHDDWQGRARDEVLQAFGRGKPDYKQLNNLKIVTMILHEVLRLYPPAAMLSRCIQKEITVGEKVRLPAGVELMFPVIMLHQDPRIWGDDAKEFKPERFGDGVSKAGAREEQAAYFPFGWGPRICIGQNFAMLEAKMAIAMILQRYSDRVFDLVNLAENHLQYLYLI; this is encoded by the exons ATGGATAATTTCACATGTTCATTGGCACTCTCTAGCGCAATTGTAGCTCTAGTATATGTCACCTCGAAATTCTTGACTTGGATATGGATTAGGCCAAAGAAGCTGGAGATATTCCTTAGACAGCAAGGTTTCCATGGAAACTCTTACAAGCTTTTCCATGGAGACTCAGCAGATATAAAGGGAGCTACGAGAGAAGCCATGTCCAAGCCCATCAACTTCTCCAACGATATTTTTCCAAGAGCAAGCCCCGTCTACCACAAAGCTGTACAAAAATACG GTGAGAAATGCTTTGTCTGGTTTGGGCCAAGACCCGCAGTAGTCATCTCGGATCCTGAACTATTTCGAGAGATCATGTCCAAGAATTATGTTTTCCAGAAACCTCATAGCCTACCAGTTAAAAGACTGATTGCAAGAGGGCTGGTGTCGCTCGAGGCTGACAAATGGAGCAAGCACAGAAAGCTCATTAATCCGGCATTCCATGTCGACAAGTTAAAG CATTTGGTTCCATCGTTTTACTTGAGCTGTGGTGAAATGTTGAGCAAATGGGATGAGATTATGGGAAATGAAGGATGTGGTGAAGTGGATGTTTGGCCCCATCTTCATACAATGACGAGTGACGTGATTTCAAGAACTGCGTTTGGGAGTAGCTACGAGGAAGGGAGGAAGATATCGCATCTACAAAGCGAACAAGCCATGTGTAGCGTAGGAGCGGATCGATCAGTTAACATCCCGGGATACAG GTTCTTACCCACAAAAGTTAATATGAAGGTGAAACAAAATAGGAAGGAAATTGAATCATTAGTGCTAGGAATCATCAACAAAAGAATGAAAGCAACCGAATCCGGGGAAGATCACCATGACTTGTTGGGATTACTATTGCAATCCAATTCAAAGGAAATGAAACAAGGAAACGAGTTCGGAATGAGCATCAACGAAGTGATCGAAGAGTGCAAAATCTTCTACTTTGCCGGCCACGAGACCACTGCGACCCTGCTGGTATGGACAATGATCCTTTTAAGCAACCATGACGACTGGCAAGGCCGTGCAAGAGACGAGGTTCTTCAAGCCTTCGGGAGAGGCAAACCAGACTATAAACAACTAAACAACCTCAAAATT GTGACCATGATCTTGCACGAGGTGCTGAGGCTGTATCCGCCGGCAGCCATGCTAAGTCGTTGCATTCAAAAGGAGATCACGGTGGGGGAGAAGGTGAGGCTCCCGGCCGGAGTGGAGCTCATGTTTCCGGTGATTATGTTGCATCAGGACCCCAGGATTTGGGGGGATGATGCGAAGGAGTTCAAGCCGGAGAGGTTTGGGGATGGCGTGTCCAAGGCGGGTGCGCGGGAGGAGCAGGCAGCGTATTTTCCTTTTGGGTGGGGGCCGAGGATATGCATTGGCCAGAACTTCGCTATGTTGGAAGCTAAGATGGCGATCGCGATGATTCTGCAGCGTTACTCTGATAGG GTCTTCGATTTAGTGAATCTCGCTGAAAATCATCTCCAGTATCTTTATCTTATTTGA
- the LOC121755101 gene encoding cytochrome P450 CYP72A219-like, giving the protein MEHFTCSLLISCALISLLYVWKFLNWVWFTPKSLENHLRRQGFAGNPYRLMTGDLKDSAAIIKNAENQSMEFSNDIVSRVYPIFYAAFKNHGKKSFVWFGPRPALILSDPESVREVLMKNYIFVKMPTSPLNKMLGRGLVMLEQDEWTKHRKLINPAFHVQKLKNMVGSFHMSCSIMLRKWDKIPRIDGSIELDVWPYLQAMTADVVSRAAFGISNDEGEKIARLQKQQAACILQANRSLYLPGWRYMPTKANRRLKQLTEEIESIFQSIISKRMEEEAGKSEEEGDLLGILLESNAKEMQEHGTKSGLNMKDVMEECKNFFFAGQDTSAALLSWTMILLSKNQDWQTRARDEVLQAFGMRKPDYQELNHLKILGMILHEVLRLYPPIVMLARHTDKAGASGKVTIPAGVQLMLPVLLLHHDVETWGPDAKEFNPERFAQGVSGATKGQLTYLPFGWGPRGCIAQNFALLQTKMTMATILQNYSFRLSPSYLHAPLTVVSLQPQHGAHLILTKI; this is encoded by the exons ATGGAGCATTTCACATGCTCTCTCTTGATTTCTTGTGCTCTTATCTCACTCTTGTACGTTTGGAAATTCTTGAACTGGGTATGGTTCACCCCCAAAAGCCTCGAAAACCACCTCCGCCGCCAGGGCTTCGCTGGAAACCCTTACCGGCTGATGACCGGAGACCTCAAAGACTCGGCCGCCATCATAAAAAATGCAGAGAACCAATCCATGGAATTCTCCAATGATATCGTGTCTAGGGTTTACCCTATCTTCTACGCGGCTTTCAAGAACCATG GTAAGAAAAGCTTTGTGTGGTTCGGACCAAGGCCGGCACTGATACTCTCGGACCCTGAATCTGTAAGAGAGGTTTTGATGAAGAATTATATCTTCGTGAAGATGCCAACTAGCCCATTGAATAAGATGCTTGGGAGGGGACTGGTGATGCTTGAGCAAGATGAATGGACCAAGCATAGAAAATTGATCAATCCAGCCTTCCATGTCCAAAAACTCAAG AATATGGTGGGATCATTTCACATGAGCTGCAGTATTATGCTGAGAAAATGGGACAAAATCCCAAGGATCGATGGATCGATAGAGTTGGACGTATGGCCTTATCTTCAGGCAATGACGGCCGATGTGGTTTCGCGCGCTGCTTTTGGAATTAGCAACGACGAAGGAGAGAAGATCGCCCGCCTCCAAAAACAGCAAGCTGCATGCATCTTGCAAGCTAATCGCTCTCTCTACCTTCCTGGATGGAG GTACATGCCGACGAAAGCAAACAGGAGGCTGAAGCAACTCACTGAAGAAATCGAATCGATATTTCAGAGCATTATCAGCAAAagaatggaagaagaagccggcaaaAGTGAAGAAGAAGGCGACTTGTTGGGAATACTATTGGAATCGAATGCAAAAGAAATGCAAGAACACGGAACCAAGTCCGGGTTGAACATGAAGGATGTGATGGAAGAGTGCAAGAATTTCTTCTTCGCCGGCCAGGACACCTCGGCCGCTCTCCTCTCCTGGACAATGATTCTACTCAGCAAGAACCAGGACTGGCAAACCCGTGCCAGGGACGAGGTTTTGCAAGCTTTCGGGATGAGGAAACCCGACTATCAAGAGCTTAACCACCTCAAAATT TTGGGCATGATCTTGCACGAGGTTCTGAGGCTGTACCCGCCGATAGTGATGCTAGCGCGCCACACTGATAAGGCTGGCGCGTCAGGGAAGGTGACCATACCGGCCGGGGTGCAGCTAATGCTGCCGGTGCTACTACTGCATCATGATGTTGAGACGTGGGGACCTGACGCGAAAGAGTTCAATCCGGAGAGGTTTGCACAGGGCGTGTCAGGGGCGACAAAGGGCCAGCTCACCTACTTGCCATTCGGGTGGGGGCCGAGGGGTTGCATCGCGCAGAATTTCGCGCTGCTGCAGACGAAGATGACGATGGCTACCATACTGCAGAACTATTCGTTCCGGCTGTCGCCTTCGTATTTGCACGCTCCTCTTACGGTCGTGAGCCTCCAGCCTCAGCATGGAGCTCACTTGATTCTTACTAAGATTTGA